One window of the Cryptomeria japonica chromosome 7, Sugi_1.0, whole genome shotgun sequence genome contains the following:
- the LOC131071150 gene encoding taxadien-5-alpha-ol O-acetyltransferase-like has protein sequence MEKLNVKKSEPLMVAPFLPSPKAILSLSSIDNLFRGTSFNSLLVYNAHHSISEDPLNIIQKALSKVLVYYFPFAGRLTSTVNGELQVECTGEGVLFVEAMADNNLTFLRDFDHVYSSFQQLLLPLPLGTNDVQKSHLLIVQVTRFICGDFVVGVNFHHSICDGQGAGHFLQGLGQMARGEFKLSIEPIWNRGLLKAEELIHLNFYNLNSTMESACKPNSPPIVEKLVQTSFALAWQANTKALQIPYNQNVMLRFVVDMSRSINPQLPQGYYGNTMGRAIVEDTMQDLINGPLLRVVKMIKKSKLSLYETYLMPRKTCPPTVNGHKHENVL, from the exons ATGGAGAAGTTAAATGTAAAGAAGTCTGAGCCACTCATGGTGGCTCCCTTTCTACCATCACCCAAAGCTATCCTTTCTCTCTCCTCCATTGACAACCTATTTAGAGGAACCAGTTTCAATTCCTTGTTAGTCTATAATGCCCACCACAGTATTTCAGAAGATCCTctcaatataattcaaaaggctCTGTCTAAGGTGTTGGTGTATTATTTTCCTTTTGCTGGGCGGCTCACAAGTACGGTAAATGGGGAGCTCCAAGTGGAGTGCACAGGGGAAGGTGTTCTCTTTGTGGAAGCCATGGCGGATAACAATCTCACTTTCCTCAGAGATTTCGACCATGTCTATTCCTCATTCCAACAGCTACTTTTACCGCTTCCACTTGGTACTAACGATGTTCAGAAGTCCCATCTTCTGATTGTTCAG GTGACTCGATTTATATGTGGGGATTTCGTTGTGGGAGTGAATTTCCATCATAGTATATGTGATGGACAAGGAGCAGGTCACTTTCTTCAAGGCCTTGGACAAATGGCAAGGGGAGAATTTAAGCTCTCTATAGAACCAATATGGAATAGAGGGTTATTGAAAGCAGAAGAGCTTATACACCTCAACTTTTACAATTTGAATTCAACTATGGAGAGTGCATGCAAACCAAACTCACCTCCAATAGTGGAGAAGTTGGTTCAAACATCTTTTG CATTGGCTTGGCAAGCAAACACAAAGGCTCTTCAAATTCCATATAATCAAAATGTCATGCTTCGATTTGTAGTGGATATGAGTAGATCAATTAATCCTCAACTTCCACAAGGATACTATGGGAATACCATGGGTAGGGCAATTGTAGAAGATACTATGCAGGATCTCATAAATGGACCTCTTTTGCGGGTTGTAAAAATGATAAAGAAGTCAAAATTGTCACTATATGAAACATATTTGATGCCAAGAAAGACTTGCCCACCTACAGTAAATGGCCATAAACATGAAAATGTACTTTAA